In bacterium, the following proteins share a genomic window:
- a CDS encoding ABC transporter permease, with amino-acid sequence MISLFRIWVAFVRRDFLNLASYRFSFIMGLASLLFYLLIFFFVGRVFSGLGSMYLSRYGGEYFSFVIVGLAMQTLVGAGLGGLSQVIASEQYVGTLEPMLGRRGGGFRILAAASLSRYIVSSGRFIAYLVLGALVFGVSFRPAGFPLFFAVTALTVAAYFGLGMLSAAFLLVFKQGNPINLFFGQLAALLSGVYFPVEVLPDWLRAVGAFIPLTYALDIGRSAVLGGATPAPAARPMIILGGFAVAALAAGGVGFRWALARAKRDGSLSQY; translated from the coding sequence GTGATTAGCCTCTTCCGGATATGGGTCGCGTTCGTGCGGCGGGATTTTTTGAACTTGGCCTCGTACCGCTTTTCTTTCATAATGGGTTTGGCGTCGCTTTTATTTTACCTCCTCATATTCTTCTTCGTGGGTCGCGTATTTTCCGGGTTGGGCTCGATGTACCTTTCGCGGTACGGCGGCGAGTACTTCTCGTTCGTCATCGTCGGCCTGGCGATGCAGACTCTGGTGGGCGCGGGTTTGGGAGGGCTGTCGCAGGTCATCGCGAGCGAGCAATACGTCGGGACGCTCGAGCCGATGCTCGGCCGAAGGGGCGGGGGGTTTCGCATTTTAGCGGCGGCCTCGTTGTCCCGATACATAGTTTCCTCGGGGCGTTTTATCGCCTACCTCGTTCTGGGGGCTCTCGTGTTCGGCGTTTCGTTTCGGCCCGCGGGGTTTCCGTTGTTTTTCGCCGTAACCGCGCTTACGGTCGCCGCGTACTTCGGCCTGGGGATGTTGTCCGCGGCTTTTCTCCTCGTTTTTAAGCAAGGCAATCCCATAAACCTTTTCTTCGGACAATTGGCGGCGCTCCTATCGGGGGTGTATTTCCCGGTGGAAGTGCTGCCCGACTGGCTGCGGGCGGTCGGCGCGTTTATCCCGTTGACGTACGCGCTCGACATAGGGCGGTCCGCCGTCCTGGGGGGCGCTACGCCCGCGCCCGCGGCGAGGCCGATGATCATTCTGGGCGGCTTCGCGGTCGCGGCGCTGGCCGCCGGTGGCGTGGGTTTCCGGTGGGCCCTCGCCCGGGCGAAGCGCGACGGCTCGCTTAGCCAATACTGA
- a CDS encoding ribose-phosphate pyrophosphokinase, whose translation MEPERLIFAGSGNTAFAYRIAASLGDKPGRMSVSRFPDGEVSVKVEVNVRGRDCFVVQPTCPPVNENLLELMIILDALRRASAYRVTAVIPYYGYARQDRKDQPRVPITAKLVANLLARAGADRVLTMDLHAGQIQGFFDIPVDNLTAAPIFAKAVMGLGFDDLVVASPDVGGVKNARSFARRLERMREEKGHVGRVDFAVVDKDRKGPDEVAALSMIGEVEGKHVVMIDDIVSTGGSLVEAASLLLEQGALDVVAVVTHSILAGDALAKIEGSRLEALFVTDTIPLADGLGGKIKVCSVAGLFGAAVDAIYRNRSISRLFDGG comes from the coding sequence ATGGAACCTGAGAGGTTAATATTCGCCGGGAGCGGCAACACCGCGTTCGCGTATCGCATAGCTGCGTCGCTCGGCGATAAACCCGGCAGGATGTCGGTATCGCGGTTTCCGGATGGCGAGGTGTCGGTCAAGGTTGAGGTGAACGTCCGCGGGCGCGACTGCTTCGTCGTACAGCCCACGTGTCCGCCGGTCAACGAGAACCTGCTCGAGTTGATGATAATATTGGACGCTCTCCGGCGGGCGTCGGCTTACCGGGTTACCGCGGTCATACCGTATTATGGGTACGCGCGCCAGGACCGTAAGGACCAACCACGGGTGCCGATAACGGCGAAGTTGGTCGCTAATCTGCTTGCGCGCGCCGGGGCGGACCGTGTTCTGACGATGGACCTGCATGCGGGCCAGATACAGGGGTTTTTCGATATCCCGGTGGACAACCTGACGGCGGCGCCGATTTTCGCGAAGGCGGTGATGGGGCTCGGGTTCGACGATTTAGTAGTGGCATCGCCCGACGTGGGCGGCGTAAAGAATGCGAGGTCGTTCGCGCGAAGGCTCGAGCGTATGCGGGAGGAGAAAGGCCACGTAGGCCGGGTCGATTTCGCTGTGGTGGACAAGGACCGGAAGGGCCCGGATGAAGTGGCGGCCCTCAGCATGATAGGCGAGGTGGAGGGTAAGCACGTCGTCATGATCGACGACATCGTCTCGACGGGCGGCTCGCTGGTGGAGGCGGCTTCGCTGTTGCTCGAGCAAGGCGCGTTAGACGTCGTCGCGGTGGTCACTCATTCCATCCTGGCGGGCGATGCCTTGGCCAAGATAGAGGGCAGCCGCCTGGAGGCTTTATTCGTGACGGACACCATACCGCTGGCCGACGGCTTAGGCGGTAAGATCAAAGTATGCTCGGTGGCGGGGCTTTTCGGCGCGGCCGTCGACGCTATATACCGCAACAGGTCCATAAGCAGGTTGTTCGATGGAGGCTAG
- a CDS encoding sugar phosphate nucleotidyltransferase — MRSTLALILAGGKGERLAELCRRRTKPAVPIGGRYRLIDFTLSNCVNSGIFHVAVLAQYRPRSLAKHVGIGRAWDLDRSWGGVELLQPHLGRVDSDWYKGTADACYQNRHYVAARNFAYVLVLAGDHVYAMDYNLLRRVLDVKAADVVVATLRVPRPDAARFGTLELAPDGRIVDFEEKPPVPKSDMVSMGIYLFTREAFFDAMARVAEGMTDFGRHVIPSLIADKRVYCYIFEDYWRDVGTVDAYFDANMDLITELPDFNLYDEAWPIRTPSRDYAPARFYPGGSAARSLVAEGCKIFGTVRNSVIFPGVTVGPRSVIESSVVLDECRIGADCRLERAVIDKEVTVGDGCVLGVGDDYPPNRFYAEQLTSGLVLVGRESELPPKLRLARNACVEFGARAQDFDTLDVAAGEYVRARGSACPLDAGRR, encoded by the coding sequence ATGCGAAGTACCCTCGCCCTCATACTAGCCGGCGGCAAAGGCGAACGCCTGGCGGAGTTGTGCCGCCGGCGGACTAAACCCGCGGTCCCCATCGGCGGCCGCTACCGCCTCATCGACTTCACGCTCTCCAACTGCGTGAACTCCGGCATCTTCCACGTCGCGGTGCTGGCGCAGTACCGGCCGCGGTCCCTCGCGAAACACGTCGGCATAGGCCGCGCCTGGGACCTCGACCGCAGCTGGGGCGGCGTCGAGTTGCTGCAGCCGCATCTCGGCCGCGTCGATTCCGACTGGTATAAGGGAACGGCCGACGCGTGTTACCAGAACCGTCACTACGTCGCCGCGCGCAACTTCGCGTACGTACTGGTCCTCGCCGGCGACCACGTCTACGCCATGGATTACAACCTCCTGCGGCGCGTCCTCGACGTCAAGGCCGCCGACGTCGTCGTCGCGACGCTGCGGGTGCCGCGCCCGGATGCCGCGCGCTTCGGTACGCTTGAGCTCGCGCCGGACGGCCGTATCGTCGACTTCGAGGAGAAGCCGCCGGTCCCCAAATCCGATATGGTCTCGATGGGGATATACCTCTTCACGCGGGAGGCCTTTTTCGACGCCATGGCGCGCGTCGCCGAGGGGATGACGGACTTCGGCCGACACGTCATACCTTCCCTAATCGCCGACAAACGCGTCTACTGTTATATCTTCGAGGATTACTGGCGCGACGTCGGCACCGTGGACGCCTACTTCGACGCCAATATGGACCTTATAACGGAGCTGCCGGATTTCAACCTCTACGACGAAGCCTGGCCCATCCGCACGCCGAGCCGCGACTACGCCCCCGCCCGCTTTTACCCGGGCGGCTCCGCGGCGCGCTCGCTCGTCGCGGAGGGATGCAAAATTTTCGGGACCGTGCGCAACTCGGTCATCTTCCCCGGCGTGACCGTCGGCCCCCGCTCGGTCATCGAGTCCTCCGTCGTATTGGACGAGTGCCGCATCGGCGCCGATTGCCGCCTCGAGCGCGCCGTAATCGACAAAGAGGTTACGGTGGGCGACGGTTGCGTGCTCGGCGTCGGCGACGACTACCCGCCGAACCGCTTTTACGCCGAACAGCTTACGTCGGGCCTGGTCCTGGTAGGCCGGGAGAGCGAACTGCCGCCGAAGCTCCGTCTCGCCAGGAACGCGTGCGTCGAGTTCGGCGCCCGAGCACAAGACTTCGATACCCTCGACGTCGCCGCGGGAGAATACGTGCGCGCGCGTGGTTCGGCTTGCCCCCTGGACGCAGGCCGCCGGTAA
- the glgD gene encoding glucose-1-phosphate adenylyltransferase subunit GlgD, with amino-acid sequence MPMRNVLAMIFAGGRGDSLLALSRVRAKESVPFAAHYRLIDFTLSNLAQSGITNVGVLTQYLPESLKAHIGIGKPWDLDRRDGGIRLLEPYYRGGETHWYEGTADALAQNLEVVDDERFEYVVVTGGDGVYKMDYRPLLDFHAVSPANVTLVVKKMPPAETPRYGAVEIGPGNVVAAFGKPAPAGRPWYAFMDIYVFDRPFLVKKLIEVETRGGTDIAAEITVPAVAAGNVAAYRYDDYWARIDTVDDYYDVTFECLAENPTCDFDDPGWPIYTKLPDDPPVKFGPEAEVVNSLIADGSIINGRVENSVLFRRVYVEAGARVKDSIILDGTRVGAGASLDRSILDKLVRVGPGARVGDDVGEPRPNENFPEQLSRGITLIGKRVRVPARFAVGRNCLLGVGTNERTLADFGRSMPNGASANVAG; translated from the coding sequence ATGCCGATGCGCAACGTCCTGGCGATGATATTCGCCGGCGGCCGGGGCGACAGCCTGCTCGCCCTCTCCCGCGTCCGGGCCAAGGAGTCCGTCCCCTTCGCCGCCCACTACCGCCTTATCGACTTCACGCTCTCCAACCTCGCCCAGTCCGGCATAACCAACGTCGGCGTCCTCACGCAGTACCTCCCCGAGTCGTTGAAAGCCCACATCGGCATCGGCAAGCCGTGGGACCTCGACCGGCGGGACGGCGGCATCCGCCTGCTCGAGCCCTACTACCGCGGCGGCGAGACCCACTGGTACGAGGGCACCGCGGACGCGCTGGCCCAAAACCTGGAGGTCGTCGACGACGAGCGGTTCGAGTACGTGGTCGTGACGGGCGGCGACGGCGTATACAAAATGGACTACAGGCCGCTGCTCGACTTCCACGCCGTCTCGCCCGCGAACGTAACGCTCGTTGTGAAAAAGATGCCCCCGGCTGAAACCCCTCGATACGGCGCAGTGGAAATAGGCCCCGGCAACGTCGTCGCGGCGTTCGGCAAACCCGCGCCGGCCGGAAGGCCCTGGTACGCGTTTATGGACATATACGTCTTCGACCGGCCTTTCCTCGTAAAAAAATTAATCGAGGTGGAGACGCGGGGCGGCACCGACATCGCCGCCGAAATAACCGTGCCCGCCGTCGCGGCGGGTAACGTCGCCGCGTATCGGTACGACGACTACTGGGCCCGCATAGACACGGTTGACGACTACTACGACGTTACCTTCGAGTGCCTGGCCGAGAACCCGACCTGCGATTTCGACGACCCCGGCTGGCCCATATACACCAAACTGCCGGACGACCCTCCGGTGAAATTCGGGCCGGAGGCGGAGGTGGTAAATTCCCTTATAGCGGACGGGTCCATAATAAACGGCCGCGTGGAAAACTCGGTGCTGTTCCGGCGCGTCTACGTCGAAGCGGGCGCACGGGTAAAAGACTCGATTATTTTGGACGGGACGCGGGTGGGGGCCGGCGCGTCGTTGGACCGGTCGATATTGGATAAATTAGTCCGGGTGGGGCCGGGCGCCCGCGTCGGCGACGACGTCGGCGAACCGCGGCCCAACGAGAATTTCCCGGAACAGCTGAGCCGCGGGATAACGTTGATCGGCAAGAGGGTGCGGGTACCAGCGCGTTTCGCCGTCGGGAGAAACTGCCTGCTCGGCGTCGGCACGAACGAAAGAACATTAGCGGATTTCGGCCGGTCTATGCCGAACGGCGCTTCCGCGAACGTTGCCGGTTAA
- a CDS encoding ABC transporter ATP-binding protein codes for MDLDVAAGEVVCLLGPNGAGKTTLLKIAAGAVIADAGTVEVEAASVGFVAGGERSFYWRLSGAENLRFFTVLFGIPGSEVRARVASALERVGLGARADDPVRTYSGGMRQRLAFARALLPDPALLLVDELAGELDYPTTLELARFVHDDLVKAEGRGALVATHQLWLARMIADRLVVLVRGRVVAAGPPAEVLGTPTARYGARLARLEPATVDALGRYVANVEVERGRETCFVYFDEPAEAQALAAAFGVLAEGGASPAIRLPEPTETAYLSLLQGGAGD; via the coding sequence GTGGACTTGGACGTCGCGGCCGGCGAAGTCGTGTGCCTGCTCGGCCCCAACGGCGCCGGTAAGACGACGCTCTTGAAGATCGCCGCGGGGGCGGTAATCGCCGACGCCGGTACGGTCGAGGTTGAAGCCGCGTCGGTAGGTTTCGTGGCCGGCGGCGAGCGGAGTTTCTATTGGCGGCTCTCGGGCGCGGAGAACCTGAGGTTTTTTACGGTCCTTTTCGGCATACCGGGGAGCGAGGTCCGGGCCCGGGTCGCTTCCGCGCTCGAGCGCGTGGGCCTGGGGGCGCGCGCCGACGACCCGGTGCGGACCTATTCCGGCGGTATGCGGCAGCGGCTTGCCTTCGCCCGGGCGTTGTTGCCCGACCCGGCGTTGTTGCTCGTGGACGAGCTGGCCGGTGAGCTGGATTACCCTACGACGCTGGAGTTGGCGCGTTTCGTGCACGACGACCTCGTAAAGGCCGAGGGGCGCGGCGCCCTCGTCGCGACGCACCAATTGTGGTTGGCGCGCATGATCGCGGACCGGCTCGTAGTGCTGGTACGCGGCCGCGTGGTGGCCGCCGGACCGCCGGCCGAGGTCCTCGGCACGCCCACCGCCCGCTACGGTGCGAGGCTGGCGCGGCTCGAGCCGGCCACGGTGGACGCGTTGGGGCGGTACGTGGCCAACGTGGAGGTGGAGCGCGGACGGGAGACTTGCTTCGTATACTTCGACGAGCCGGCGGAGGCCCAGGCGCTTGCGGCGGCCTTCGGCGTGTTGGCCGAGGGCGGGGCGTCGCCGGCGATAAGGCTTCCCGAGCCGACGGAAACGGCGTACCTTTCACTCCTGCAGGGGGGCGCGGGTGATTAG
- a CDS encoding ParB/RepB/Spo0J family partition protein, translating to MAAKKVLGRGLEALIPPGAGEGVAGREIAVDLIKPNPRQPRRRFGAEELAQMAASIREHGVLQPLVVRRAGKGYEVVAGERRLLAARKAGLKAVPCVVRAVPDEMLLPLTLVENLQREDLNAVEEAAAFKVLVAEYGLSHEAVARAVGKSRAAVSNALRLLELAAPVLAMLEEGKLNAGQARPLVGVEPKSRQIALARRIGRENLSARQAEALAKRAAPKGGRRPAAATPYLDDLAARLEKSLATKVTITGSAKRGTVNVHYYSAEDLNRLAEAMLKKG from the coding sequence ATGGCCGCTAAGAAAGTGCTGGGGCGGGGGTTGGAGGCGCTGATACCGCCCGGCGCCGGGGAAGGCGTCGCCGGCCGCGAAATCGCCGTAGACTTGATAAAGCCCAACCCGCGTCAACCGCGCCGCCGCTTCGGCGCCGAGGAGCTGGCGCAGATGGCGGCCTCCATCCGCGAGCACGGCGTCCTGCAGCCGCTCGTCGTGCGCCGCGCCGGCAAGGGTTACGAAGTGGTCGCCGGCGAACGCCGCCTGCTGGCCGCGCGCAAGGCCGGCCTGAAGGCCGTTCCCTGCGTCGTCCGGGCCGTCCCCGACGAGATGTTGCTGCCGCTGACGCTGGTGGAGAACCTGCAGCGCGAGGACCTGAACGCGGTCGAGGAGGCCGCGGCGTTCAAGGTCCTGGTAGCCGAGTACGGCCTGAGCCACGAGGCCGTCGCCCGGGCGGTGGGTAAAAGCCGCGCCGCCGTCTCGAACGCGCTGCGGCTGCTCGAGCTCGCGGCGCCGGTGCTGGCGATGTTGGAGGAGGGCAAGCTCAACGCCGGCCAGGCGCGGCCTTTGGTAGGCGTCGAGCCGAAGTCGCGCCAGATAGCGCTCGCCCGGCGCATAGGCCGGGAGAACCTTTCGGCGCGGCAGGCCGAAGCGCTGGCTAAGCGGGCGGCGCCCAAGGGCGGCCGCCGTCCCGCCGCGGCGACGCCGTACCTCGACGACCTCGCCGCCCGGCTCGAGAAGTCGCTCGCGACCAAGGTAACGATAACCGGCTCGGCGAAGCGCGGCACCGTCAATGTCCACTACTACAGCGCCGAAGATTTGAATCGGCTGGCGGAAGCGATGTTAAAGAAGGGTTAG
- a CDS encoding ChbG/HpnK family deacetylase, translating to MVAWGEGRAVRLIVNADDFGASVAINRGVERACREGIVTSASLMAGGAAFDDAAARLDDFPELGVGVHLTLSAGRAVLEPGAAPTLISPAGALPENAAAFARGFLSGKISSAEVRAELAAQLAKVLGAGVRVTHLDSHQHLHNFSGVAGVVVDLAREFGVRAVRSSRCRLWPPGRRWLSRQLAVRLYAEAFGARARRAGLKMPDGLEGQEWAGALTAERLAATVARLGPGTWELLCHPAAADDADADGYDRAGELAALTSPAVRAVLEEAGVRLVNYAAL from the coding sequence ATGGTGGCGTGGGGAGAGGGGCGCGCGGTGCGGCTCATCGTAAATGCCGACGACTTCGGCGCGAGCGTGGCAATCAACCGCGGCGTCGAGCGGGCGTGCCGCGAGGGAATAGTGACGTCCGCTTCGCTGATGGCGGGCGGCGCGGCCTTCGACGACGCCGCGGCCCGACTCGACGATTTCCCGGAGCTCGGCGTGGGCGTACACTTGACCCTTTCGGCCGGCCGCGCGGTTCTCGAGCCCGGCGCGGCGCCGACGCTGATAAGTCCGGCCGGCGCGCTTCCCGAAAACGCCGCCGCCTTCGCGCGCGGTTTTCTTTCGGGTAAAATTTCGTCGGCCGAAGTACGCGCCGAGCTCGCCGCGCAGCTCGCGAAGGTCCTGGGCGCGGGGGTCCGCGTCACCCACCTCGACAGCCACCAACACCTGCACAACTTCTCCGGCGTAGCCGGCGTCGTAGTGGACCTCGCCCGCGAGTTCGGCGTACGCGCCGTTCGCTCGAGCCGGTGCCGGTTGTGGCCGCCCGGACGGCGCTGGCTGAGCCGCCAACTCGCGGTCAGATTGTACGCGGAGGCCTTCGGCGCCCGCGCCCGGCGGGCGGGCCTAAAGATGCCCGACGGCCTGGAGGGCCAGGAATGGGCCGGCGCCCTCACGGCCGAGCGGTTGGCGGCGACCGTCGCGAGGCTCGGGCCGGGGACGTGGGAGCTTTTGTGCCACCCCGCGGCGGCCGACGACGCGGACGCCGACGGTTACGACCGCGCGGGGGAGCTCGCCGCCCTCACTTCGCCGGCGGTGCGGGCCGTGTTGGAGGAGGCGGGCGTTCGCCTCGTAAACTACGCCGCGTTGTAG
- a CDS encoding AAA family ATPase encodes MKKFVAIANQKGGVGKTTTAVNLAAALAAAERRVLLVDCDPQANATSGLGVDRNALAATTYELLLGEATLSDVVVEAGVPGLKLAPAHPRLVGAQLELADAEDREARLKFKLKELTNEYDYILIDTPPSLGLLTVNALVAAESVLLPIQCEYYALEGVGLLMETLALVRERLNPSLDVDGVLLTMYDGRTNLSEQVAAEIRRYFGGAVFRTVIPRNVRLAEAPSFGLPVLLYDAASSGAQAYLALAREVLEDGR; translated from the coding sequence ATGAAGAAGTTCGTCGCGATCGCGAACCAGAAGGGCGGCGTCGGCAAGACGACCACCGCCGTCAACCTCGCCGCCGCCCTCGCGGCGGCGGAGCGGCGCGTCCTGCTGGTGGACTGCGACCCGCAGGCCAACGCCACCTCGGGCCTGGGCGTCGACCGCAACGCGCTCGCCGCCACGACGTACGAGCTGCTGCTGGGCGAGGCCACGCTCTCGGACGTCGTCGTCGAGGCCGGCGTCCCGGGCCTCAAGCTCGCGCCCGCCCACCCCCGGCTGGTCGGCGCCCAGCTCGAGCTCGCCGACGCCGAGGACCGCGAGGCGCGACTCAAATTTAAATTAAAAGAGCTCACGAACGAATACGACTATATACTCATCGACACGCCGCCCTCGCTGGGCCTCCTGACCGTGAACGCCCTCGTGGCCGCGGAGTCGGTGCTCCTCCCCATCCAGTGCGAGTACTACGCGCTGGAGGGCGTGGGCCTGTTGATGGAGACGCTGGCGCTGGTGCGCGAGCGGCTCAACCCGTCGCTCGACGTCGACGGCGTTCTGCTCACCATGTACGACGGCCGGACCAACCTGTCGGAGCAGGTGGCGGCGGAAATTCGCCGCTACTTCGGCGGGGCCGTCTTCCGGACCGTCATACCCCGCAACGTGCGGCTGGCCGAGGCGCCCTCCTTCGGCCTGCCCGTCCTTTTGTACGACGCCGCCTCGAGCGGCGCGCAGGCGTACCTCGCGCTCGCGCGGGAGGTTTTAGAAGATGGCCGCTAA
- the rsmG gene encoding 16S rRNA (guanine(527)-N(7))-methyltransferase RsmG, with the protein MGTRTARADVGFFVDKYLAETGEKARGKFKKLAALHEKYRKRAKLSASLEAEAYVVHLVLDSLKLQELAPPGPAERLADVGSGGGYPGLPLAIVREDLKITLIEPSPRKAEYLRLAAAELELGNVTVDARSAEELAGSGFDIVCAKALARADAALKLSLPLVKAGGRAALFLGNVAEERLSDLESETRAAGGRLANIHRYNLPTLARPRLLVEVIKD; encoded by the coding sequence GTGGGTACGCGAACAGCTCGAGCCGACGTCGGCTTTTTTGTGGATAAATACCTGGCCGAAACGGGCGAAAAGGCGCGGGGGAAGTTTAAAAAACTCGCCGCTCTCCACGAAAAATACCGCAAACGGGCAAAGCTCTCGGCGTCGCTCGAGGCCGAGGCGTACGTCGTCCATTTGGTCCTCGACAGCTTGAAGTTGCAAGAATTAGCGCCGCCCGGGCCGGCCGAAAGGCTGGCGGACGTAGGCTCCGGCGGGGGGTACCCGGGCCTGCCGCTCGCGATCGTGCGGGAGGATTTGAAAATAACGTTAATCGAACCTTCCCCGCGCAAAGCGGAGTACTTGCGGCTGGCCGCCGCCGAGCTCGAGTTGGGGAACGTCACCGTGGACGCGCGGTCGGCGGAGGAGCTGGCCGGAAGCGGCTTCGACATAGTTTGCGCGAAGGCCCTGGCTCGAGCGGACGCCGCGTTGAAATTGTCGCTGCCGCTGGTCAAAGCGGGGGGCCGGGCGGCCCTCTTCCTGGGGAACGTGGCCGAGGAACGGCTTAGCGATTTGGAATCCGAGACGCGCGCCGCCGGCGGGCGCTTGGCCAATATACACCGATATAATTTGCCGACGCTGGCGCGGCCGCGCCTCCTCGTCGAGGTGATTAAGGATTAG
- the dnaA gene encoding chromosomal replication initiator protein DnaA, with product MKSANVESRVWRDIFRRVAGELGRKECETWLRPTVCKGVTGSVLLLEVPNNLYREFIKEKYLAVLEAKAREVMGPEAKVDVEAAVAQEGLFLGDAAGPDAPPKFPAPKLSKLNPQYTFDTFVVGRSNSFCHAACRAVVQNPAARYNPLFIYGGVGLGKTHLLHAIGHATVQKGNGVRISYLSCDHFMNEMIAAVKNNRTDAFRRKYRNVDFLLVDDIQFLAGMEGTQVEFFHTFNTLYEAGSQIVLSSDRAPKDIPKVEDRLRTRFEWGLIADIQPADYETRRAIIASKGELKGIIIADDVADLIASRLTTNIRAIEGVLNRLFATAHHTGTPVTLSMAQEILGELVPEERHVSLSIDQLQEATAKYFNVTRRDLLSKSRRANIARARQTAMYLCREKTASSLSDIGLAFGNRDHTTVLYSVSKIEGELTAGNEDSAKALRDIEKNLERMSP from the coding sequence GTGAAGTCGGCAAACGTAGAATCGCGCGTGTGGCGTGACATCTTCCGCCGCGTCGCGGGCGAATTGGGGCGGAAAGAGTGCGAGACGTGGCTTCGACCTACCGTATGTAAAGGCGTTACGGGTAGCGTTCTCCTCCTCGAGGTACCGAATAACCTTTACCGCGAATTTATAAAGGAAAAATATTTGGCCGTACTGGAGGCTAAGGCCCGCGAAGTTATGGGCCCGGAGGCCAAAGTCGACGTCGAGGCCGCGGTGGCCCAGGAAGGCCTGTTCCTCGGCGACGCCGCCGGCCCGGACGCTCCTCCCAAGTTCCCGGCCCCGAAGTTGTCCAAGTTAAACCCCCAGTACACGTTCGACACCTTCGTCGTAGGCCGGTCGAACTCCTTCTGCCACGCCGCCTGCCGGGCCGTGGTCCAGAACCCCGCCGCTCGGTACAACCCGCTGTTCATTTACGGCGGCGTGGGCCTGGGTAAAACCCACCTCCTCCACGCCATAGGCCACGCGACCGTACAAAAAGGCAACGGCGTTCGCATCTCGTACCTCTCGTGCGACCACTTCATGAACGAGATGATAGCCGCGGTCAAGAACAACCGGACCGACGCCTTCCGCCGGAAATACCGCAACGTCGATTTCTTACTCGTCGACGATATCCAGTTCCTGGCCGGTATGGAGGGCACCCAGGTGGAGTTCTTTCACACTTTCAACACGCTTTACGAAGCCGGCAGCCAGATAGTTTTGTCGAGCGACCGCGCGCCCAAAGACATACCCAAAGTCGAGGACCGCCTTCGAACCCGCTTCGAGTGGGGCCTTATTGCGGACATACAACCGGCGGACTATGAAACGCGCCGGGCCATCATCGCGAGCAAGGGCGAGCTCAAGGGCATCATCATAGCCGACGACGTCGCCGACCTCATAGCCAGCCGGCTGACCACTAACATCAGAGCGATAGAAGGGGTGTTGAACAGACTATTCGCCACCGCCCACCACACGGGTACGCCCGTCACGCTCTCCATGGCCCAGGAAATCTTGGGCGAGCTCGTGCCCGAGGAGCGGCACGTGAGCTTGTCCATCGACCAACTGCAAGAAGCGACCGCGAAATATTTTAACGTCACCCGGCGGGACCTCTTATCAAAGTCGCGACGCGCCAACATCGCCCGGGCCCGACAAACGGCGATGTACCTCTGCCGCGAAAAAACCGCTTCTTCCCTCTCCGACATAGGCCTGGCATTCGGCAACCGCGACCACACGACCGTCCTTTACTCCGTCTCTAAGATCGAGGGCGAGCTAACCGCCGGCAACGAGGACAGCGCAAAAGCATTACGCGATATCGAAAAAAACCTCGAGCGGATGAGCCCGTAA
- a CDS encoding HEAT repeat domain-containing protein: MEASLRSPVFEVVRQAVPLVLAAALVPPAVAAEKKPPQDMYFLIDMLKSADVTERRDTARTLGVMGFDVATPGLIEALDDSDTKVQLLAAEALGNIGDKRAVSPLIDKLPYGEPGVKRFILGALGKIGDNRALEPMVQALQEAAEGDVRASAAYGLGELGEAAATDALVAALGDDYKWVRFETCGALRKLKARGARPALERVAAADEDEQVRKAAAKALEEMGL; this comes from the coding sequence ATGGAGGCTAGTTTGCGTTCGCCGGTCTTCGAAGTCGTAAGGCAGGCCGTTCCGTTGGTTTTGGCCGCGGCGTTAGTTCCGCCGGCCGTCGCGGCCGAAAAGAAGCCGCCGCAGGACATGTATTTCTTGATAGACATGCTCAAGAGCGCCGACGTGACCGAGCGGCGGGACACCGCGCGGACGCTGGGCGTGATGGGGTTCGACGTCGCGACCCCGGGTTTGATAGAGGCGCTGGACGACAGCGATACCAAGGTCCAGCTGTTGGCGGCGGAGGCGCTCGGCAACATAGGCGATAAGCGCGCCGTCTCCCCGCTTATCGACAAGCTGCCGTACGGCGAGCCGGGCGTGAAGCGTTTCATCCTGGGCGCGCTCGGGAAAATAGGCGACAACCGGGCGCTCGAGCCTATGGTTCAGGCGTTGCAGGAGGCGGCGGAGGGGGACGTGCGCGCGAGCGCGGCGTACGGCCTGGGCGAGCTCGGCGAAGCCGCGGCCACGGACGCGCTCGTCGCGGCCCTCGGCGACGATTACAAGTGGGTGCGGTTCGAGACCTGCGGCGCCCTGCGGAAGTTGAAGGCGCGGGGGGCGCGGCCGGCCTTGGAGCGGGTAGCAGCGGCCGACGAGGACGAGCAGGTGCGCAAGGCCGCGGCGAAGGCGCTCGAAGAAATGGGTTTGTAG